The Verrucomicrobium spinosum DSM 4136 = JCM 18804 DNA segment CACGGTCACCGCCGTCCCGGCGCTCAGTTCTGCGAGACCGCGGGCCACGGCGAGCTGGGCGGTCTTGGTCATGCCGTAGTGGATCATCTCCGACGGGATGTGCAGCGCACTCTCGCTGGAGATAAAGATGATGCGACCGCGGTTGCGCTTGATCATGCCGTCAAAGTAGAGGCGGCTGAGCCGTACCCCGCTGAGCACATTGACGTCAAAGAAACGCAGCCATTCCGCATCGGGGATCTCGGAGAAAGGTTTGGGATCAAAGATGCCCAGGTTGTTCACGAGGATGTCCACCTCCGGGTGGGCAGCCGCGAGATTCTCCGCCGTGGCCGCATCGGAGAGATCGCCGGGGAATTTTTCAAGCTGGGCGTTCGGCACCGCCTCAAGGATGCGAGCCACGGCTTCATCGACTGAGGCCGCACTGCGACCGTTGATGATGACGCGGGCGCCCTCACGGGCCAGTGCTCTGGCGATGGCCAGACCGATGCCCTTGGTGGAGGCGGAGACCAGAGC contains these protein-coding regions:
- a CDS encoding SDR family NAD(P)-dependent oxidoreductase translates to MNLQIENQLALVSASTKGIGLAIARALAREGARVIINGRSAASVDEAVARILEAVPNAQLEKFPGDLSDAATAENLAAAHPEVDILVNNLGIFDPKPFSEIPDAEWLRFFDVNVLSGVRLSRLYFDGMIKRNRGRIIFISSESALHIPSEMIHYGMTKTAQLAVARGLAELSAGTAVTVNSVLPGPTRSEGVEEFVDKLSGGQPFETFEQEFFEKVRPTSLLKRFETVDEIANVVAFVCSPLASGINGSSVRVEGGLVKAIA